The genomic window TCAGCAAAGAGTAAAACCAATTCTTTTATATTTTTATTTCGTTCATTTAAGTTGCTGCCTAAAGCCGTATCTGTCAAGTCAAGAGTAGAACTTGAGAATAATCCTTTAAAGTCATCTGAATCACCTGTTATAGCGATTGTTCTCTCGAAATTATTCAAACTATCAGTTACTTTTTGAACTTCAAATTCACCTGTACGAATAGCGCTAATCCACGTTTGGTATAAGTGTTCTGGTAAAACATAATACCCAAGAACATCAGAAATCATCTTTACAAGTTGATCTCCATATTGTTGGTAGTTTTCATGATAAGCTTCAATCACTTCTTTTTCGGTCTGTTGTTTCATACCGCTCGTCATTCTAAATGTATCGATTGTTTTATCGCTTAAAAATTTGTAGAACATGAGTCCCAACATATAATCTTTGTATCGACTGGCATCCATTGACCCTCGTAACTCATTGGCACCGTCCCATAATCTTCTTTTTATTTCATCTGATGTAATCATATTTATTCCTCCGTATGTATCCAACAACCGTTGGTGCGTATTTTCTTTCTTAATTAGTGAGATAAGATGAATTGGTTTCTTTCACTCTAAACCAGTCTAGTTTAGTTCTTTAGCGCTTACTTTCTTACCATTATTAGAGTGAATTACGTACTATTTTTTTATTATAACCTACTCAATCTTACCATAATCACTAGTCTAAAATCTTCTATAAAAAAATAAGATCACTATACAAGAAAAAAAGACCTTTCGTAAGTTAATAAACTTACGAAAAGTCTTTTCTAGTAGCTATTTTACAATTTAATTCTTTGGTGCCAAAGAGTTAATTCTTCTTACATCATGCCGCCCATTCCTTGATCCATTCCCATTCCAGCTGGTGCATCTGGCATTGGTTGGTTAGCGACAACAGCTTCTGTTGTTAATAACAGTGCTGCAATACTTGCTGCGTTTTGTAACGCTGAACGAGTAACTTTAGTTGGATCAACAATTCCAGCTTCAATCATATTGACCCATTCATTTGTTGCGGCATTGAACCCAATACCCATTTCAACTTGTTTCATTTTTTCAACGACAACAGCGCCTTCTAAACCAGCGTTTGTTACGATTTGACGGATAGGCTCTTCTAGAGCGCGCAACACGATTTTTATACCAGTAGCGACGTCTCCTTCTTCTTCAAGCTCGGCAACTTTTGCTTGAACATTGATGAAGGCTGTTCCTCCGCCAGATACGATTCCTTCTTCTACTGCTGCACGAGCTGCATTTAAGGCATCTTCAATTCTAAGTTTACGCTCTCTTAATTCTGTTTCTGTTGCTGCTCCAACTTTAATAACAGCTACTCCGCCTGAAAGTTTAGCAAGACGTTCTTGTAACTTTTCGCGATCAAAATCAGATGTTGTTTCAGCAGCTTGGGCTTTCAATAAAGAAACACGTTGCATGATAGTCTCTGAAGAACCTGCTCCTTCAACAATTGTCGTTGAATCTTTTGTGACAACAATTTTAGCTGCATGTCCTAATTCATTGATGCTTGTGTCTTTCAATTCAAGTCCTAAATCTTCTGTAATAACTGTTCCACCGGTTAAAATAGCCAAATCTTCTAGCATCGCTTTACGGCGATCACCAAATCCTGGCGCTTTTACAGCTACAACGTTGAACGTGCCACGTAATTTATTTAATACTAGCGTTGGTAATGCTTCACCATCAACATCGTCTGCAATAATTAAAAGTGGACGACCTTGTTGCAAGATTTGTTCTAATAAAGGCAAGACATCTTGGATGTTTGAGATTTTTTTATCCGTAATTAAGATATATGGATTCTCCAAAACAGCTTCCATTTTATCGTTGTCGGTTACCATGTATTGTGACAAGTAACCGCGGTCAAATTGCATCCCTTCAACAACGTCTAATTCAGTTTCAATCCCTTTAGACTCTTCAATTGTGATGACGCCATCTTTACCGACTTTTTCCATTGCGTCTGCAACCAATTGTCCAACTTCACTGTCTCCAGATGAGATTGCGGCAATTTGTGCGATTGATTCTTTGGTTTCTACTTTTTTAGAAATAGCTATTAATTGTTCTACAGCTACTTTTGTTGCGATTTCAATTCCGCGACGAATGCCCACTGGGTTTGCTCCAGCTGTGACGTTCTTCATACCTTCACGAACGATTGCTTGCGTTAACACAGTAGCGGTTGTTGTTCCGTCACCAGCAATATCGTTTGTTTTTGAAGCCACTTCAACGACTAGTTTGGCTCCCATATTTTCAAAATGATCTTCTAGTTCGATTTCTTTTGCAATGGTTACGCCATCGTTTGTGATTAATGGTGAGCCGTATGCTTTTTCAAGTACGACGTTTCTTCCTTTGGGTCCTAATGTTACTTTGACAGTATCTGCTAAAATATCCACACCACGTAACATTGCTGCACGAGCGTCTTCTGAAAATTTAATATCTTTTGCCATTTCTACTTCACCTCATTCGTTTAGTTGTGTTGCTTTTAGTTGTTTATCTTCATTTTTGAATAGAACCGCATGAAACAGCTTTTCTCTCGGCATGTTTCAATCAGAACTCTAAAAAGGTGGACAAGTTAAAGAATGAAAGCAGTCCGTTTATCCACTAATCAGTCTACATGGACAAGTCTGACGTTAGTCAGTTGCTACTTGTCCATTTTTATTTTTTTTAGACAAGTCTAATGTGAACTATCCTATACTTGTCTGTTTTTATATTCATTTAGACAAGTCAGAGAGAAATCTTTTAAACTTGTCCATTATTGTGTAACCTAAGATGAATTAACTTCAAAATTTTTATTACTCGATTAATAACACATTATTCGTTTATTTTACTCAACGATTGCGATAATATCGCGCTCATTCAAGACAAGAAATTCTTTGCTGTCGTATTTAACTTCTGTACCTGTATATTTTTCAAATAAAATGGTATCGCCAACTTTTACTGATAAGTCAACTTTTGTTCCGTTTTCTAGTATGCGTCCTTCACCTACTGCAATGATTGAACCTGTCTGAGGTTTTTCTTGCGCTGAACCCGGCAAAACAATCCCGCTGACAGTCTTTTCTTCTTCCTTTGCGACTTCAATAATGACACGCTCTCCTAATGGTTTTAACACGTAAATCCCTCCATTTTTTCTTATCCTATTTCCTGTTTAGCACTCTTATTAGAAGAGTGCTAAACCACTCTTTTATAATAAGCAACTTCACTCTTAATTGCAAGCCTTTTAACTCTTTGAGAATAAAAATTTCTTTATTTTATGTTGAAATCTCTCATTTTCTAGAAATGAAATCAGATATTACTCTACCTCTTTGGATGTATCTTATGTTATACTGGCAAATGAAACTTATTTGATTATCGAGAAACCTTAGTTCTTTTCTCAATAAATAAGCAAATACCAAGAATTTAAATAAAGAAGTTTGTTGCTTCTAAAAAAGAAGGTTTAACATCAGTTATGAAAAAAAGAATAAAAGAAACACCTATTTCTATTCTATTAACTTACATCGTAGCTCAATTCTTGCCCGTTTTAATTTTAGCTATAGCTCCTAAAACCTATCAAACAGAAGCCTTAATTTATGGCTCTATTTTTTCTTTTACTGCAGGTGCGCTAGTTATGCTGGTGCTAAATCGAAAGTCAACGATTAGGAACAGTCTAACGTTAAGTACTTCGGCCCCTTGGAAAGAAGTTGTGATGTGGGGATTAATTGGAACACTGATGGCTTTTGCTGCTCAGTTTATCGCAACGCTCATTGAATCACAATTACTAGGCTTAACGATGGAGTCCGCCAACACACAAAATCTTTTATTAACAATTAGTAAATACCCTTATTACCTCATTATTGTTTCTATTATGGCACCTATTATGGAAGAATTTGTTTTTAGAAAAGTTATTTTCGGCTTTTTTTACGACTTAACGGGTGTTGTAGGCGCAGCTGTAATCAGTTCTTTATTATTTGCTTTTATCCATGCAGATAGCCATATTTTACTTTATTCGTCAATGGGATTTGTTTTTTCTTATCTTTATGTCAAAACAAAGAATATTGCTACGCCAATTATTGCACACGTTCTAATGAATACCAGCGTCGTTTTACTCAATTTATTCCAGTAATAAACAAGGTTAGTAGAGAAAGGAATTTCAACTGTCTATGAATAGCAAAAATTTTATCTTACAAATTGTTTTTAATTACATTATGTCTATTGTCTTCATCTGGTTTACGATTAACTCTGTAGGCACTGAAGGCTGGGGACTTTTCCCAGTTTTATTTGTTCTATTTGCTACCAGCGATTTTGTGCGTGCATCTAAATTATTAGAAATTTATTTGCAAATAAAAAAAGGCGATAAACCCGAATAGGTTTATCGCCTTTTTTATTCTTCTTCTAATTTTGGTTCTTCTTTTTTATAATGATCCAAGAAATAAATCAAGGTTTGCAATTCATTCGTTAAATCAACATTTTGTACACGCATGTCATCTGGTACAGTGATGCGAATAGGTGTAAAGTTCATAATTCCTTTTACACCAGCTTTTTGTAATTCATTCGCTGTTTCTTGGGCAACTTTAGTCGGTACTGTTAAAATAACGATTTCGATTTGTTGGATTTTAAGTTGTTCAATCATATCGCTCATTGGATAAACAGGGACGCCACTTAATATTTTCCCAATCAAGTCTTCATTGATATCAAAAGCTGCACTAATTCTCATATTATTGCTTTGATGGAAATTATAGTTTAATAAAGCATGTCCCAAGTTACCCACACCAACTAAGGCGACATTGGTTAATCGATCTTGTTTCAATGTTTTACTAAAAAAGTTCATCAAATTTTCTACATCATAACCGTATCCTCTTTTCCCTAGAGCTCCGAAATAAGAAAAATCACGTCGAATGGTTGCACTATCGACTTTTACTGCTTCGCTTAATTCTGTTGAAGAAATACGGTCTTTACCTGCATCATGCAAAAAACGCAAATAGCGGTAATAAATAGGTAAGCGCTTTGCTGTTGCTTTTGGTACTTTTGGTTTATTCATCTTGTTCCTCCGTTATATTTTATCATTAACTTTCGCTTTAATGTTTTCACAAGTATATACTAACAAATGGAATTTCACAAACTTTTCAGCTCAACGTTCTTATTATAGCATTTTTTCTGAATAAATATAGTCTATTTTCTTAACTGGCTTTGCTGTTTCTCTCACTATGTCTCATTATAAAGCACTAAAAAAACTTGCTTGTGAAGTGTTTTTTTTATTTACTGGAGTAATATCAGAACCTACAGTTATATGATAAACTAGAGTGGAGAATAATGAAATGAGGAAATAAAATGATTTTATTACAAGTTCAACACGTCGCTCGTTATTTTGGAGCTGATGTCTTATTTGAAAATACTTATTTAGAGATTCAAGAAAATTCAAGAATTGCTTTAGTTGGCCGAAACGGTGCTGGGAAATCCACTCTATTAAAAATGATTGCTGGAATTGAGCAACCTGATGCTGGACAAATCATTAAAAGCAAACAAGTAACCATTGGATATCTTGCACAAAACACTGGTTTACATTCAAATGATTCCATCTGGAATGAAATGTTAACGGTTTTTGAACCCGTTATTCAACTAGAAAAAGAGATGCGAAAGATTGAATTGCAACTTGGCGACCTTGAACTTTTAGCTGACGAAGCCTTATATCAAAAAACATTAGAACGCTACGACCAGTTACAGCACGATTTTAAGTTAGCTAATGGCTTTGGTTATGAAGCAGAAATCCGTTCTGTTTTACATGGTTTTCGTTTTTATGAAGAAGATTATCAAAAAAACATTCGCCAATTATCTGGTGGACAAAAAACACGGTTAGCTTTGGCAAAATTATTATTAGAAAAAAGAGATTTACTGATTTTGGATGAGCCGACTAATCACTTAGATATCGAAACTCTTAACTGGTTAGAAAACTATTTACAAGCTTACCAAGGAGCTTTACTCATTGTTTCGCACGATCGTTATTTTTTAGATAAAGTCGTCAACGAAGTTTATGAAATCAGCCGCCAAAAAATGGTACATTATAAAGGCAACTATTCTAAATATCTTGACTTAAAAGCGGCTAATCTTGAACAAGAATGGAAAGAATACGAGAAACAACAAACTGAAATCTCAAAACTAGAAGATTTTGTTAACCGTAACTTAGTACGAGCTTCCACTACTAAGCGTGCGCAAAGCCGGCGTAAACAGCTAGAAAAAATGGACCGGATAGATCGTCCTCAAGGTGATGAAAAGTCTGCTCACTTTCGTTTTCAAACAGAAAAAGAAAGTGGAAATGTCATTTTATCTTTAAGAAACGCAGCGATTGGTTATGAAGATCAGATTTTGTCTTCGCCTATTGAGTTAGATATTCGTAAATATGACTCTATTGCTTTGGTTGGACCAAATGGTATCGGAAAATCTACTTTATTAAAGTCGTTAATTGATGATTTACCTTTAATCCAAGGAGAAAAACAAATTGGGACAAATGTCGATTTAGGCTATTATGATCAAGAGCAAGCCAATTTGAATTCTAGAAAAACCGTCTTAGGTGAGTTATGGGACAGTCATCCGACGACTCCCGAAAAAGATATCCGCAGTATCTTGGGCAGCTTTTTATTTTCTGGCGATGATGTTGAAAAATCCGTTACTAACTTAAGCGGTGGAGAAAAAGCTCGATTGGCGCTAGCAAAATTGTCTATGAATCGTGACAATTTCTTAGTCCTTGATGAACCCACCAACCATTTAGACATCGATAGCAAAGAAGTATTAGAAAATGCTTTAATTGATTTTGATGGAACACTTTTATTTGTTTCACATGACCGTTACTTTATCAATCGATTAGCTACTTCAATCGTTGAACTGTCGCCAGATGGTAGCACGCTTTATCTTGGTGATTATGATTATTACGTTCAAAAAAAAGCCGAACAAGAAGAATTAAAATTATTAGCTCTAGAAGAACAAGAAAAAAATATGCTTATTCTTGAACCTGTTGCAACAAGTAAGAATCACCGCGAAATAGATAAAGAAACACAAAAGAAAGCTAGACAGCTTTCGCGTCAAATTGAAGCGTTAGAAACGAAGATGGCTGAAATTGAAGAACAAGTTGAGGAAATAGAAGTCCAATTAATTGATCCTGAGGTATTTGGTAATCATGTTAAAGTTCAAGAAATAAATGTGCAATTGACTAAATTAAATACAGAAAATGATGTATTAGCAACTGAATGGGAAGAAAAAAGTATCGCTTTAGAAGAATTAGAAAACTAAAAAACACGACTGGATTTTTTAAAATCCAGTCGTGTTTTTAGTTAACTCTCGTCATAATGGTCAAAAGAAAGTCCAGGTTGTGCATTTAAGTCGTATCCACTGAACTCTTCTCGCTTGAATTTAATATAAGCAGCTGCACCAATCATTGCTGCATTGTCGCCACATAAAGCAAGTGGCGGAATAAGTAATGCCACGTCTGTAAGTTCTTCTTTGACAGCTTTAGTCAAAGCACTTCTTAATCCTTTATTGGCTGCAACACCACCAGCCATCACTAATTGCTTGATTTCTAATTCTCTAGCTGCGCGAAGTGTTTTACTGACCAATACGTCTATCACACTTGCTTGGAAACTAGCTGCTAGATTTTCAGGATTCAATTGTTCCCCTTTTTGCTCTGCGTTGTGAACCATATTAATAAAAGAACTTTTTAACCCACTGAAACTAAAATCATAGGTATCATCTTTTAACATAGCACGTGGGAAATGATAAGTATCTTGACCTTCATGCGCCATCTCATCGATTCGTTTCCCACCAGGATATGGCAAACCTAATACACGGCCGACTTTATCATAAGCTTCGCCAGCTGCGTCATCACGTGTTTCGCCGATGATTTTGAAATCGCCATCTTCTTGCATGTAAACTAGTTCTGTATGTCCACCACTAACAACTAATGCCAATAATGGAAAAATTAGCGGCTGTACTAATTGATTCGCATAGATATGACCTGCCATATGGTTAACCGCAATCAACGGTAAGTTATGTGCAAAAGCTAATACTTTGGCAGCATTAACACCAATCAACAAAGCCCCTACTAAACCTGGACCATTAGTTACCGCGATAGCCGCTAAATCACTGTATGTGACTTCTGCTTCTATCATAGCTTCTTCTATACATTGTGTTATTTGTTCCACATGATGACGGCTAGCAATCTCAGGGACTACTCCACCAAAGCGCATATGGCTTTTAATCTGTGATGCGATAATATTAGATAATAGCAA from Carnobacterium iners includes these protein-coding regions:
- the tsaD gene encoding tRNA (adenosine(37)-N6)-threonylcarbamoyltransferase complex transferase subunit TsaD, encoding MESKRNLILAIETSCDETSVAIVQDGHLLLSNIIASQIKSHMRFGGVVPEIASRHHVEQITQCIEEAMIEAEVTYSDLAAIAVTNGPGLVGALLIGVNAAKVLAFAHNLPLIAVNHMAGHIYANQLVQPLIFPLLALVVSGGHTELVYMQEDGDFKIIGETRDDAAGEAYDKVGRVLGLPYPGGKRIDEMAHEGQDTYHFPRAMLKDDTYDFSFSGLKSSFINMVHNAEQKGEQLNPENLAASFQASVIDVLVSKTLRAARELEIKQLVMAGGVAANKGLRSALTKAVKEELTDVALLIPPLALCGDNAAMIGAAAYIKFKREEFSGYDLNAQPGLSFDHYDES
- the groES gene encoding co-chaperone GroES produces the protein MLKPLGERVIIEVAKEEEKTVSGIVLPGSAQEKPQTGSIIAVGEGRILENGTKVDLSVKVGDTILFEKYTGTEVKYDSKEFLVLNERDIIAIVE
- a CDS encoding CPBP family intramembrane glutamic endopeptidase, which gives rise to MKKRIKETPISILLTYIVAQFLPVLILAIAPKTYQTEALIYGSIFSFTAGALVMLVLNRKSTIRNSLTLSTSAPWKEVVMWGLIGTLMAFAAQFIATLIESQLLGLTMESANTQNLLLTISKYPYYLIIVSIMAPIMEEFVFRKVIFGFFYDLTGVVGAAVISSLLFAFIHADSHILLYSSMGFVFSYLYVKTKNIATPIIAHVLMNTSVVLLNLFQ
- the groL gene encoding chaperonin GroEL (60 kDa chaperone family; promotes refolding of misfolded polypeptides especially under stressful conditions; forms two stacked rings of heptamers to form a barrel-shaped 14mer; ends can be capped by GroES; misfolded proteins enter the barrel where they are refolded when GroES binds), producing the protein MAKDIKFSEDARAAMLRGVDILADTVKVTLGPKGRNVVLEKAYGSPLITNDGVTIAKEIELEDHFENMGAKLVVEVASKTNDIAGDGTTTATVLTQAIVREGMKNVTAGANPVGIRRGIEIATKVAVEQLIAISKKVETKESIAQIAAISSGDSEVGQLVADAMEKVGKDGVITIEESKGIETELDVVEGMQFDRGYLSQYMVTDNDKMEAVLENPYILITDKKISNIQDVLPLLEQILQQGRPLLIIADDVDGEALPTLVLNKLRGTFNVVAVKAPGFGDRRKAMLEDLAILTGGTVITEDLGLELKDTSINELGHAAKIVVTKDSTTIVEGAGSSETIMQRVSLLKAQAAETTSDFDREKLQERLAKLSGGVAVIKVGAATETELRERKLRIEDALNAARAAVEEGIVSGGGTAFINVQAKVAELEEEGDVATGIKIVLRALEEPIRQIVTNAGLEGAVVVEKMKQVEMGIGFNAATNEWVNMIEAGIVDPTKVTRSALQNAASIAALLLTTEAVVANQPMPDAPAGMGMDQGMGGMM
- a CDS encoding redox-sensing transcriptional repressor Rex → MNKPKVPKATAKRLPIYYRYLRFLHDAGKDRISSTELSEAVKVDSATIRRDFSYFGALGKRGYGYDVENLMNFFSKTLKQDRLTNVALVGVGNLGHALLNYNFHQSNNMRISAAFDINEDLIGKILSGVPVYPMSDMIEQLKIQQIEIVILTVPTKVAQETANELQKAGVKGIMNFTPIRITVPDDMRVQNVDLTNELQTLIYFLDHYKKEEPKLEEE
- a CDS encoding ABC-F family ATP-binding cassette domain-containing protein: MILLQVQHVARYFGADVLFENTYLEIQENSRIALVGRNGAGKSTLLKMIAGIEQPDAGQIIKSKQVTIGYLAQNTGLHSNDSIWNEMLTVFEPVIQLEKEMRKIELQLGDLELLADEALYQKTLERYDQLQHDFKLANGFGYEAEIRSVLHGFRFYEEDYQKNIRQLSGGQKTRLALAKLLLEKRDLLILDEPTNHLDIETLNWLENYLQAYQGALLIVSHDRYFLDKVVNEVYEISRQKMVHYKGNYSKYLDLKAANLEQEWKEYEKQQTEISKLEDFVNRNLVRASTTKRAQSRRKQLEKMDRIDRPQGDEKSAHFRFQTEKESGNVILSLRNAAIGYEDQILSSPIELDIRKYDSIALVGPNGIGKSTLLKSLIDDLPLIQGEKQIGTNVDLGYYDQEQANLNSRKTVLGELWDSHPTTPEKDIRSILGSFLFSGDDVEKSVTNLSGGEKARLALAKLSMNRDNFLVLDEPTNHLDIDSKEVLENALIDFDGTLLFVSHDRYFINRLATSIVELSPDGSTLYLGDYDYYVQKKAEQEELKLLALEEQEKNMLILEPVATSKNHREIDKETQKKARQLSRQIEALETKMAEIEEQVEEIEVQLIDPEVFGNHVKVQEINVQLTKLNTENDVLATEWEEKSIALEELEN
- a CDS encoding DUF4305 domain-containing protein — protein: MNSKNFILQIVFNYIMSIVFIWFTINSVGTEGWGLFPVLFVLFATSDFVRASKLLEIYLQIKKGDKPE